From Vigna unguiculata cultivar IT97K-499-35 chromosome 5, ASM411807v1, whole genome shotgun sequence, the proteins below share one genomic window:
- the LOC114183926 gene encoding receptor-like protein kinase FERONIA isoform X1, translating into MFLNCLGRSCWKHTTNTNSAQRQFPTVIEELCHQFSLADLRKATNNFDLNRVIGSGIFSEVYKGYLQHNGASDYTVAIKRFNNQGCEAFNNEIELLCQLRHPRCVSLIGFCNHEKEKILVYEYMSNGSLNEHLQHGELSWKKRLQICIGVARGLHYLHTGAKRSIFHCILGPNTILLDDHMEPKLAGFGVSVQGSRFMSKQKQINVEHVMGTWGVMATQFVMDSTITAKWDVFSFGLVLLEVVCRGRFYLITLAEKEFLENPIEEKIDPIIKGKIAPDYWQVFVDVMVNCLKYEPDERPAIGEVEVQLEHALSMQEQADITNSNCDYTLLSKTIIPLGVKQYVILKKLSD; encoded by the exons ATGTTTCTCAATTGTTTGGGTAGGAGTTGTTGGAAGCACACAACGAATACAAATTCAGCTCAGAGACAGTTTCCAACGGTGATAGAAGAGCTGTGCCATCAATTTTCTCTCGCCGATCTAAGGAAAGCCACCAATAACTTCGATCTAAACAGAGTAATAGGGAGTGGAATATTCAGTGAAGTATATAAAGGCTATCTACAGCATAATGGTGCTTCTGATTACACGGTCGCAATAAAGCGATTTAACAATCAAGGATGCGAAGCGTTTAACAACGAAATAGAATTGTTATGCCAGCTTCGCCACCCCAGATGTGTGTCTCTTATAGGATTCTGCAACCACGAAAAGGAGAAGATTCTTGTATACGAGTACATGTCCAATGGATCTCTAAATGAACACCTACAACATGGTGAACTCTCATGGAAGAAGAGGCTACAAATATGCATAGGAGTAGCACGTGGACTACACTACCTTCACACCGGAGCGAAACGTTCGATCTTTCACTGTATCCTGGGTCCTAATACCATCCTTTTGGATGACCACATGGAGCCAAAACTCGCTGGTTTCGGTGTTAGCGTGCAGGGATCACGTTTTATGTCAAAGCAGAAGCAAATCAATGTAGAGCATGTTATGG GTACTTGGGGTGTCATGGCTACGCAGTTTGTCATGGATAGTACCATCACAGCTAAATGGGATGTTTTCTCATTTGGTTTGGTTCTACTCGAAGTTGTGTGCAGGGGgaggttttatttaataaccCTGGCTGAAAAAGAATTTCTGGAGAATCCTATTGAGGAGAAAATTGATCCGATTATCAAAGGAAAGATTGCACCAGATTATTGGCAAGTCTTTGTAGATGTCATGGTAAATTGCTTGAAGTATGAACCAGATGAGCGACCTGCAATCGGTGAAGTAGAGGTGCAACTTGAGCATGCTCTATCGATGCAGGAACAAGCAGATATCACAAACTCCAACTGTGATTATACTTTATTGTCCAAAACCATTATTCCCCTGGGAGTGAAACAGTATGTGATACTGAAGAAATTAAGTGACTAG
- the LOC114186132 gene encoding myb-related protein 340-like isoform X2: MCNRNRRCMCRIVWKRLLKCEIMVAMMGCVATEKEWKKGPWTGEEDKLLSEYVSFYGEGLNRSGKSCRLRWVNYLKPGLKKGQLTPLEEGTIMELHAILGNKWSTIAKYLPGRTDNEIKNYWRTHFGKREKSKHKKLQRRQKEQQQERQPEKCDFKNIMCHKDTTNETKSFETQNNKLQEIGSMNPTMDNQYNNTVPSMHEGFSSTWPDTTVDDGLWFGLWDFDESLSFADYVNQFSKCGMPNESTFYVGGDSTLSDDKTCCFDDAYGNLFYGKDIFG; this comes from the exons ATGTGTAATAGAAATCGCAGATGTATGTGTAGGATCGTGTGGAAGAGGTTGTTAAAGTGTGAAATCATGGTAGCTATGATGGGTTGCGTAGCAACAGAAAAAGAGTGGAAGAAAGGGCCTTGGACTGGTGAAGAAGACAAGTTGCTAAGTGAATATGTTAGCTTCTATGGTGAAG GATTAAATAGGAGTGGCAAAAGCTGCAGGTTAAGATGGGTAAATTATTTGAAACCTGGTCTGAAGAAAGGTCAACTAACACCATTGGAAGAAGGAACCATTATGGAACTACATGCGATTTTGGGTAACAA GTGGTCTACAATAGCAAAGTACTTGCCAGGTAGAACAGATAACGAGATCAAGAACTACTGGAGAACCCACTTCGGGAAGAGGGAGAAATCCAAACACAAGAAGCTACAAAGGCGACAGAAGGAACAACAACAAGAACGACAACCTGAGAAGTGTGATTTCAAAAACATCATGTGCCACAAGGATACCACGAATGAAACAAAATCGTTTGAGACACAAAATAATAAGCTACAAGAAATTGGTTCGATGAACCCAACGATGGATAACCAATACAATAACACCGTTCCTTCCATGCACGAGGGTTTCTCATCCACGTGGCCAGATACTACAGTGGATGATGGGTTATGGTTTGGTTTATGGGACTTTGATGAATCACTGAGTTTTGCAGATTATGTTAACCAGTTCAGCAAATGTGGCATGCCAAATGAAAGCACATTTTATGTTGGAGGGGATTCCACGCTAAGTGATGATAAAACTTGTTGTTTTGATGATGCATATGGCAACCTCTTCTACGGAAAAGACATATTTGGATGA
- the LOC114186132 gene encoding myb-related protein 340-like isoform X1 — MCNRNRRCMCRIVWKRLLKCEIMVAMMGCVATEKEWKKGPWTGEEDKLLSEYVSFYGEGRWSSVAKFTGLNRSGKSCRLRWVNYLKPGLKKGQLTPLEEGTIMELHAILGNKWSTIAKYLPGRTDNEIKNYWRTHFGKREKSKHKKLQRRQKEQQQERQPEKCDFKNIMCHKDTTNETKSFETQNNKLQEIGSMNPTMDNQYNNTVPSMHEGFSSTWPDTTVDDGLWFGLWDFDESLSFADYVNQFSKCGMPNESTFYVGGDSTLSDDKTCCFDDAYGNLFYGKDIFG; from the exons ATGTGTAATAGAAATCGCAGATGTATGTGTAGGATCGTGTGGAAGAGGTTGTTAAAGTGTGAAATCATGGTAGCTATGATGGGTTGCGTAGCAACAGAAAAAGAGTGGAAGAAAGGGCCTTGGACTGGTGAAGAAGACAAGTTGCTAAGTGAATATGTTAGCTTCTATGGTGAAGGTAGGTGGAGTTCAGTGGCAAAGTTTACAG GATTAAATAGGAGTGGCAAAAGCTGCAGGTTAAGATGGGTAAATTATTTGAAACCTGGTCTGAAGAAAGGTCAACTAACACCATTGGAAGAAGGAACCATTATGGAACTACATGCGATTTTGGGTAACAA GTGGTCTACAATAGCAAAGTACTTGCCAGGTAGAACAGATAACGAGATCAAGAACTACTGGAGAACCCACTTCGGGAAGAGGGAGAAATCCAAACACAAGAAGCTACAAAGGCGACAGAAGGAACAACAACAAGAACGACAACCTGAGAAGTGTGATTTCAAAAACATCATGTGCCACAAGGATACCACGAATGAAACAAAATCGTTTGAGACACAAAATAATAAGCTACAAGAAATTGGTTCGATGAACCCAACGATGGATAACCAATACAATAACACCGTTCCTTCCATGCACGAGGGTTTCTCATCCACGTGGCCAGATACTACAGTGGATGATGGGTTATGGTTTGGTTTATGGGACTTTGATGAATCACTGAGTTTTGCAGATTATGTTAACCAGTTCAGCAAATGTGGCATGCCAAATGAAAGCACATTTTATGTTGGAGGGGATTCCACGCTAAGTGATGATAAAACTTGTTGTTTTGATGATGCATATGGCAACCTCTTCTACGGAAAAGACATATTTGGATGA
- the LOC114185643 gene encoding receptor-like protein kinase FERONIA, which yields MFMKCLGSTSSSKKQYLTVIEELCHQFSLAELRKSTNNFDRKRLIGRGGFGEVYKGYLQHSNYIVAVKRFSAEHSEVFKNEIELLCQLRHPNCVSLIGFCNHKKEKIVVYEYMSNESLDRHLQRGELSWKQRLEICTGAARGLHYLHAGAKRTIIHRIVKPRTILLDDNMHPKLTGFCISVKGSRLMSKPKPIKVDVVAGTPGYMARELFTDDAITEKSDVYSFGMVLLEVVCGRKYITMPAEREFLEKPVEEKVDASIKGKIAPKCWEVFIDITKRCVMYEPDERPTMGEVEVQLEHALSLQEQADITNTNGDYTLLSTTVIHPGAELVYSTEDSDTEEM from the exons ATGTTTATGAAATGTTTAGGCAGCACAAGTTCTTCAAAGAAACAGTATCTAACTGTAATAGAAGAGTTGTGCCATCAGTTTTCTCTTGCAGAGCTTAGAAAATCAACCAACAACTTCGATAGAAAGAGACTAATTGGACGCGGAGGATTTGGTGAAGTTTATAAAGGCTATCTCCAACATTCTAACTATATAGTTGCAGTGAAGCGGTTTTCTGCGGAACACAGTGAAGTGTTCAAGAATGAAATAGAGTTGCTCTGCCAGCTTCGTCACCCTAATTGTGTGTCTCTCATAGGATTCTGCAACCACAAGAAAGAGAAGATTGTGGTGTACGAGTACATGTCCAATGAATCTCTAGATCGACACCTACAACGTGGGGAACTGTCATGGAAGCAAAGGTTGGAGATTTGCACAGGAGCAGCGCGTGGACTACACTACCTTCATGCAGGAGCTAAGCGCACCATCATTCACCGTATTGTCAAACCTCGAACCATCCTTTTGGACGACAACATGCACCCAAAACTCACAGGTTTCTGCATCAGCGTAAAGGGGTCACGCTTGATGTCAAAACCAAAGCCAATTAAAGTTGATGTTGTGGCAG GTACTCCTGGATACATGGCTAGAGAGCTTTTCACTGACGATGCCATCACAGAGAAATCTGATGTTTATTCTTTTGGTATGGTTCTGCTAGAAGTTGTGTGTGGAAGGAAATACATAACAATGCCAGCTGAAAGAGAATTTCTGGAGAAGCCTGTTGAGGAAAAAGTTGATGCGAGCATCAAGGGAAAGATTGCACCAAAGTGTTGGGAAGTGTTCATAGATATTACCAAAAGATGCGTGATGTATGAACCAGATGAGCGACCAACAATGGGTGAAGTAGAGGTGCAACTAGAGCATGCTTTGTCGTTGCAGGAACAAGCTGATATCACAAATACTAATGGTGATTATACCTTACTTTCCACCACAGTTATTCACCCGGGAGCGGAACTGGTATACAGCACAGAAGACAGTGATACTGAAGAAATGTAA
- the LOC114183650 gene encoding developmental protein SEPALLATA 1-like isoform X1, producing MGRGRVELKRIENKINRQVTFAKRRNGLLKKAYELSVLCDAEVALIIFSNRGKLYEFCSSTSMLKTLERYQKCSYGAVEVSKPAKELEQSSYREYLKLKARFESLQRTQRNLLGEDLGPLNTKELEQLERQLDSSLKQVRSTKTQFMLDQLADLQNKEQMLVEANRSLTMKLEEINSRNHYRQSWEAGDQSMQYGGPQNSQSQGFFQPLECNPTLQIGPDYRYNVVASDQITATTPAQQVSGFIPGWML from the exons ATGGGGAGGGGAAGAGTGGAGTTGAAGAGGATAGAGAACAAGATAAACAGGCAAGTAACCTTTGCAAAGAGGAGAAATGGTCTTCTCAAGAAAGCCTATGAGCTATCTGTTCTCTGTGATGCTGAGGTTGCCCTCATCATCTTCTCCAACCGTGGCAAGCTTTATGAGTTCTGCAGCAGCACTAG CATGCTCAAAACACTTGAAAGGTACCAGAAATGCAGTTATGGAGCAGTGGAAGTTAGCAAACCTGCTAAAGAGCTTGAG CAGAGCAGCTACCGTGAATACTTGAAGCTGAAAGCAAGATTTGAATCACTTCAAAGGACCCAAAG AAACCTTCTAGGGGAAGACTTGGGTCCACTGAATACCAAAGAACTTGAGCAGCTTGAACGGCAATTGGATTCTTCTCTAAAGCAAGTGAGGTCCACCAAG ACACAATTCATGCTGGATCAGTTGGCTGATCTTCAAAACAAG GAGCAGATGTTGGTAGAAGCAAACAGATCCTTGACAATGAAG CTGGAAGAAATAAACTCAAGAAATCACTACAGGCAATCATGGGAAGCTGGTGATCAAAGTATGCAATATGGTGGGCCACAGAATTCTCAGTCTCAGGGCTTCTTCCAGCCACTGGAATGCAATCCCACTTTGCAGATTGG TCCTGATTACAGGTACAATGTTGTCGCTTCAGATCAGATAACTGCAACAACTCCAGCCCAACAAGTGAGTGGCTTTATTCCAGGGTGGATGCTTTGA
- the LOC114183650 gene encoding developmental protein SEPALLATA 1-like isoform X2: MGRGRVELKRIENKINRQVTFAKRRNGLLKKAYELSVLCDAEVALIIFSNRGKLYEFCSSTSMLKTLERYQKCSYGAVEVSKPAKELESSYREYLKLKARFESLQRTQRNLLGEDLGPLNTKELEQLERQLDSSLKQVRSTKTQFMLDQLADLQNKEQMLVEANRSLTMKLEEINSRNHYRQSWEAGDQSMQYGGPQNSQSQGFFQPLECNPTLQIGPDYRYNVVASDQITATTPAQQVSGFIPGWML, encoded by the exons ATGGGGAGGGGAAGAGTGGAGTTGAAGAGGATAGAGAACAAGATAAACAGGCAAGTAACCTTTGCAAAGAGGAGAAATGGTCTTCTCAAGAAAGCCTATGAGCTATCTGTTCTCTGTGATGCTGAGGTTGCCCTCATCATCTTCTCCAACCGTGGCAAGCTTTATGAGTTCTGCAGCAGCACTAG CATGCTCAAAACACTTGAAAGGTACCAGAAATGCAGTTATGGAGCAGTGGAAGTTAGCAAACCTGCTAAAGAGCTTGAG AGCAGCTACCGTGAATACTTGAAGCTGAAAGCAAGATTTGAATCACTTCAAAGGACCCAAAG AAACCTTCTAGGGGAAGACTTGGGTCCACTGAATACCAAAGAACTTGAGCAGCTTGAACGGCAATTGGATTCTTCTCTAAAGCAAGTGAGGTCCACCAAG ACACAATTCATGCTGGATCAGTTGGCTGATCTTCAAAACAAG GAGCAGATGTTGGTAGAAGCAAACAGATCCTTGACAATGAAG CTGGAAGAAATAAACTCAAGAAATCACTACAGGCAATCATGGGAAGCTGGTGATCAAAGTATGCAATATGGTGGGCCACAGAATTCTCAGTCTCAGGGCTTCTTCCAGCCACTGGAATGCAATCCCACTTTGCAGATTGG TCCTGATTACAGGTACAATGTTGTCGCTTCAGATCAGATAACTGCAACAACTCCAGCCCAACAAGTGAGTGGCTTTATTCCAGGGTGGATGCTTTGA
- the LOC114185716 gene encoding receptor-like protein kinase FERONIA, with protein sequence MFLNCLGRSCCKHTTNTNSSQRQFPTVIEELCHKFSLTDLRKATNNFDPNRVIGRGLFSEVYKGCVQQNGASDHTVAIKRFKDQGWEAFNKEIELLCQLRHPRCVSLIGFCNHENEKILVYENMSNGSLDEHLQDADLSWKKRLEICIGVANGLHYLHTGAKRSIFHCILGPSTILLDDHMEPKLTGFGVSVQGSRFKSKQKQINVEHAIGSWIYRATEYVMDGTITDKWDVFSFGLVLLLVVLCRRTNYLKTLTEKELLNKPVEENIDPIIKGKIAPDCWQVFVDVMVNCLKYKPDERPTMGEVEVQLQHALLMQQRADITNSNRDYTLFSKTIIPMGLKKNAM encoded by the exons ATGTTTCTCAATTGTTTGGGTAGGAGCTGTTGTAAGCACACAACGAATACAAATTCATCTCAGAGACAGTTTCCAACGGTGATAGAAGAGCTGTGCCATAAATTTTCTCTCACCGATCTCAGGAAAGCCACCAATAACTTCGATCCAAACAGAGTAATAGGACGTGGATTATTTAGTGAAGTATATAAAGGCTGTGTACAGCAAAATGGTGCTTCTGATCACACGGTCGCAATAAAGCGATTTAAAGATCAAGGATGGGAAGCGTTCAACAAAGAAATAGAATTACTATGCCAGCTTCGTCACCCCAGATGTGTGTCTCTTATAGGATTCTGCAACCACGAAAATGAGAAGATTCTTGTATACGAGAACATGTCCAATGGATCTCTAGATGAACACCTGCAAGATGCTGACCTATCATGGAAGAAGAGACTAGAGATATGCATAGGAGTAGCAAATGGACTACACTACCTTCACACTGGAGCCAAGCGTTCCATCTTTCACTGTATCCTAGGTCCTAGTACCATCCTTTTGGATGACCACATGGAGCCAAAACTCACTGGTTTCGGTGTCAGTGTTCAGGGATCACGTTTTAAGTCAAAGCAGAAACAAATCAATGTAGAGCATGCTATAG GTTCTTGGATCTACAGGGCCACAGAGTATGTCATGGATGGTACCATCACAGATAAATGGGATGTTTTCTCATTTGGTTTGGTTCTACTACTAGTAGTGCTGTGCAGGAGGACGAATTATTTAAAAACCCTGACTGAAAAAGAACTTCTGAACAAGCCTGTCGAGGAGAACATTGATCCGATTATCAAAGGAAAGATTGCACCAGATTGTTGGCAAGTCTTTGTAGATGTCATGGTAAATTGCCTGAAGTATAAACCAGATGAGCGACCTACAATGGGTGAAGTAGAGGTGCAACTTCAGCATGCTCTATTGATGCAGCAACGAGCAGATATCACAAACTCCAACCGCGATTATACATTATTTTCCAAAACCATTATTCCCATGGGATTGAAAAAGAATGCGATGTAA
- the LOC114183926 gene encoding receptor-like protein kinase FERONIA isoform X2: MFLNCLGRSCWKHTTNTNSAQRQFPTVIEELCHQFSLADLRKATNNFDLNRVIGSGIFSEVYKGYLQHNGASDYTVAIKRFNNQGCEAFNNEIELLCQLRHPRCVSLIGFCNHEKEKILVYEYMSNGSLNEHLQHGELSWKKRLQICIGVARGLHYLHTGAKRSIFHCILGPNTILLDDHMEPKLAGFGVSVQGSRFMSKQKQINVEHVMGTWGVMATQFVMDSTITAKWDVFSFGLVLLEVVCRGRFYLITLAEKEFLENPIEEKIDPIIKGKIAPDYWQVFVDVMVNCLKYEPDERPAIGEVEVQLEHALSMQEQADITNSNCDYTLLSKTIIPLGVKQILTLEENPNLNPNTLEAPKLA, translated from the exons ATGTTTCTCAATTGTTTGGGTAGGAGTTGTTGGAAGCACACAACGAATACAAATTCAGCTCAGAGACAGTTTCCAACGGTGATAGAAGAGCTGTGCCATCAATTTTCTCTCGCCGATCTAAGGAAAGCCACCAATAACTTCGATCTAAACAGAGTAATAGGGAGTGGAATATTCAGTGAAGTATATAAAGGCTATCTACAGCATAATGGTGCTTCTGATTACACGGTCGCAATAAAGCGATTTAACAATCAAGGATGCGAAGCGTTTAACAACGAAATAGAATTGTTATGCCAGCTTCGCCACCCCAGATGTGTGTCTCTTATAGGATTCTGCAACCACGAAAAGGAGAAGATTCTTGTATACGAGTACATGTCCAATGGATCTCTAAATGAACACCTACAACATGGTGAACTCTCATGGAAGAAGAGGCTACAAATATGCATAGGAGTAGCACGTGGACTACACTACCTTCACACCGGAGCGAAACGTTCGATCTTTCACTGTATCCTGGGTCCTAATACCATCCTTTTGGATGACCACATGGAGCCAAAACTCGCTGGTTTCGGTGTTAGCGTGCAGGGATCACGTTTTATGTCAAAGCAGAAGCAAATCAATGTAGAGCATGTTATGG GTACTTGGGGTGTCATGGCTACGCAGTTTGTCATGGATAGTACCATCACAGCTAAATGGGATGTTTTCTCATTTGGTTTGGTTCTACTCGAAGTTGTGTGCAGGGGgaggttttatttaataaccCTGGCTGAAAAAGAATTTCTGGAGAATCCTATTGAGGAGAAAATTGATCCGATTATCAAAGGAAAGATTGCACCAGATTATTGGCAAGTCTTTGTAGATGTCATGGTAAATTGCTTGAAGTATGAACCAGATGAGCGACCTGCAATCGGTGAAGTAGAGGTGCAACTTGAGCATGCTCTATCGATGCAGGAACAAGCAGATATCACAAACTCCAACTGTGATTATACTTTATTGTCCAAAACCATTATTCCCCTGGGAGTGAAACA gat tCTTACCTTGGAAGAAAATCCCAACCTTAATCCTAACACCTTGGAAGCACCCAAATTAGCTTAG
- the LOC114183616 gene encoding hyoscyamine 6-dioxygenase-like, with translation MDQKLVSSWFHLHSSVPLSYVQPPESQPGMVFPSGKKIPVVDLGLHDRHEILKHILKASEDYGFFQVINHGVSKELMDETLNIFKEFHAMPAEEKIRESSRDPNGGCRLYTSREINSKDTVQFWRDTLRHLCPSSEDSMQFLPQKPAKYREIVAKYTQEMRRMGLKILELLCEGLGLDPKYCCGGLSESPLLLAHHYPPCPEPSLTLGAPKHRDPNLVTILLQEKDINALQVFKDGEWIVVEPIPYAFVVNIGLMLQVISNGRLIGAEHRVVTNSEFARTTVAYFIRPNSKQIIEPAKCLISSGAQPIYRSIAFEEFLKNFMIKGTDIERELLL, from the exons ATGGATCAAAAGCTTGTCTCAAGCTGGTTCCATCTTCATTCCTCAGTGCCCTTATCCTACGTGCAACCACCGGAAAGCCAACCTGGCATGGTTTTTCCTTCCGGCAAGAAAATCCCGGTGGTAGATCTCGGACTGCACGATCGCCATGAAATCTTGAAGCACATTTTGAAAGCCTCCGAGGACTATGGATTTTTCCAG GTTATCAACCATGGAGTATCGAAAGAGTTAATGGATGAGACACTGAATAttttcaaggaatttcatgccATGCCTGCTGAAGAAAAGATAAGGGAAAGTTCCAGAGATCCAAATGGAGGTTGCAGGCTCTACACAAGCCGTGAGATTAACAGCAAAGATACCGTTCAGTTCTGGAGGGACACATTAAGACACTTGTGTCCATCTTCTGAAGATTCCATGCAATTTTTGCCTCAAAAGCCTGCAAAATATCG TGAAATCGTTGCAAAATACACGCAAGAAATGAGAAGAATGGGACTAAAAATTTTGGAGCTGCTATGTGAAGGTTTAGGACTTGACCCAAAATACTGTTGTGGTGGACTTAGTGAGAGTCCTTTACTGCTAGCTCATCACTACCCTCCATGCCCAGAACCAAGTTTAACCTTGGGAGCTCCTAAGCACAGAGATCCTAACCTTGTTACTATTCTGCTTCAAGAAAAAGATATAAATGCACTTCAAGTCTTCAAAGATGGAGAATGGATAGTGGTTGAACCTATTCCTTATGCTTTTGTGGTCAACATTGGGCTTATGTTGCAg GTGATTAGTAATGGAAGGTTAATCGGTGCTGAACACCGTGTGGTGACAAATTCAGAATTTGCAAGGACCACAGTTGCATATTTCATCCGTCCAAATAGCAAACAGATTATAGAACCTGCAAAGTGTTTGATAAGTTCTGGTGCTCAACCTATCTACAGATCCATTGCATTTGAAGAGTTCTTGAAAAATTTCATGATCAAGGGTACTGATATTGAACGAGAATTGCTCTTGTAA